A window of the Gossypium hirsutum isolate 1008001.06 chromosome A05, Gossypium_hirsutum_v2.1, whole genome shotgun sequence genome harbors these coding sequences:
- the LOC107952194 gene encoding uncharacterized protein: MELEPVGKARKLDIQELEEIRNDAYENDRIYKDKTKLFPNRKIAQKHFSVEQKVFLYNSVLKLFPGKLRSRWQRPFIVIEVFTNGAVEIESEESGKRFKVNGQWLKPFYENFQAHTDKKIQLEPP, translated from the coding sequence ATGGAGTTAGAGCCCGTAGGGAAGGCAAGGAAATTGGACATTCAAGAATTGGAGGAGATTCGCAATGATGCCTACGAGAATGATCGAATTTATAAAGACAAAACAAAACTGTTTCCTAATAGGAAAATAgctcagaaacatttctcggtaGAGCAAAAAGTTTTTCTTTATAACTCCGTATTAAAGCTGTTCCCAGGTAAGCTTCGATCACGGTGGCAACGACCTTTTATTGTGATTGAAGTATTTACGAATGGTGCAGTTGAAATAGAAAGTGAAGAATCAGGAAAGCGGTTCAAAGTCAATGGTCAATGGCTGAAACCATTTTACGAAAATTTCCAGGCCCACACGGACAAAAAAATTCAGTTAGAACCACCATAA